In Pirellulales bacterium, the DNA window TGTTTTGCGGCTTGCTCCAGCCGGCGCGCGCTGGCCGACGCGTCCGGCGACGAATTCGCGATGATAGCGGGATTTTTCGAAGCGATTCCGCCAAGTATCGGTGGGGCTTTTTTCGAGTCCGCTGAAAATATCCTCCGGCGAAAGTTCTTTTGTTGCCGCCGGCGTCTGTCCTTGCGGATTGAAAAAAGCCACGGCATCCGGATATGCCGGGCCGTAATACACCAGATTTCCCGGACCCGTGCCTTGCCGGTCTTTGGAAACCACCACGAGATTATCCATGAGCCGATAGGCCTCCAGGCTCGGTTGATGGATCGTCAGCAGTATCGACTTTCCCGAATCCGCCAATTGCCGCAGCAACTTCATGACCCGAAGAGAGTCTTCCGAGGACAAACCCGAGGTCGGCTCGTCGAGAAACAAGACCACGGGGTCGGTGAGCAGTTCCATTGCCAAGTTGACGCGTTTTCGCTGTCCGCCGCTGATTCCCTTTCGCTCAGGCGAACCGATCAATGTGTTCGCCGTTCCGTCCAGACCCAGCTGCTGGAGCACGTCTGCGATTCGGGTTTGAATTTCAGCGTCGGTGACGCCGGAAGGCATTCGCAGCCTGGCCGTGTAGTACAGCGCTTGGCCGACCGTCAATTCCCGGTGCATGATGTCGTCTTGCGGCACGTATCCCAAGACCGTGCTGAATTCGCCATAGTATTCGTAGAGATCGCTTCCATTGATGAGAACCTGGCCTGCCGTCGGCTGCGAATAGCCGTTCATCGCGCTCATCAAGGTCGTCTTGCCGGCGCCGCTCGGCCCCATCAGGCCGACGAACTCCGCCGGCAAGATCGTTAACGAAACGTCGTCGAGCAATCGCCTGCCGGGGACGTCGACCACCAGATGCTCTACCTCGACCACCACGCCGCCTGTGGCTTCGCGCCGTCGCCGCAGCCCGCTGGCCGTGACTTCAAGTTGCAGGCTGCCTAGCCCGATGACGTCGCCAATCCGCGCGTTCGTGGCTCCGCTGATGCGGCAACCGTTGACGTAGGTCCCATTGGCCGATCCCAAATCTTCGACAATAACTCCTGCCGCGGAACGTCGAACGCTTGCGTGCCGCCGTGAAACGACCGTCGAATCCAAGACCAAGTCGCAAGTCGGGTCGCGACCAACAA includes these proteins:
- a CDS encoding ATP-binding cassette domain-containing protein, with protein sequence VGRDPTCDLVLDSTVVSRRHASVRRSAAGVIVEDLGSANGTYVNGCRISGATNARIGDVIGLGSLQLEVTASGLRRRREATGGVVVEVEHLVVDVPGRRLLDDVSLTILPAEFVGLMGPSGAGKTTLMSAMNGYSQPTAGQVLINGSDLYEYYGEFSTVLGYVPQDDIMHRELTVGQALYYTARLRMPSGVTDAEIQTRIADVLQQLGLDGTANTLIGSPERKGISGGQRKRVNLAMELLTDPVVLFLDEPTSGLSSEDSLRVMKLLRQLADSGKSILLTIHQPSLEAYRLMDNLVVVSKDRQGTGPGNLVYYGPAYPDAVAFFNPQGQTPAATKELSPEDIFSGLEKSPTDTWRNRFEKSRYHREFVAGRVGQRAPAGASRKTASERGSFADQCITLVRRSCRIKLADRWNTAILLIQAPIVALILILVFGEHARQTLTVDSWAQTTNASAMTVFLTALSALWFGCSNAVREIVGEWAVYRRERMVNLNLAAYVLSKLIVGAFFCMIQCAILVVGTRWGCGLHGPLFSSFLVTMLVACTGLALGLLLSAVARTTEVALGMLPLVLIPMVVLGGGLLPVHTMQAPLQSLAYCLPLRSGFESLLLIESSRWTLGPSAFSEGLAPQRTSDDSDRPDLAEAFFPKDQRAGVSTSVLLLAGMFLTLVAGIWLVIRARDLH